Within Candidatus Rubrimentiphilum sp., the genomic segment GGGCCTTCGGGCATCCAAGCGCAGCCGGTTACACTCGATGGCAATCTAGTCGCCGATTTTGTTTTCGAAGGCACCGAGAATATTTTGCACGTGCGGAATGCATCGTCGCCCGCCGCTACGGCGTCCCTTGCAATCGGCGCCTACATAGCCGACGACGCCGAGCGGCGTTTCCGCCTTTAGGCCCTGCGCCGGGGCGCCGAGGAGGCAGCGATCATGCGTTGAAAGCCGGGCGAATGTTTGGTACGCACCGCGAGGCGCATAGCCGCACCGCGATTCTGCGCGACATCGTCGAAATCGTTGCGATTATCCTGGCCGGGGCGTGGGCGATTTATGTTTTCATTTATGTAGAACGCGTGAAGCCAGTGATCGGCGAACCGCGCGTTCTGTTAACCGGCTCGCTGCAAAGAGTCGGCGCTAAGGGCGACTTGACTGCCCTCGAGTACACGGGGAGTATCCGCAACGCCGGGCTGTCCACGGTATATCTCATAGCGACGGCAGTGACGGCGACCGGCGTCCGCTTTACAACGCAAGGAACGCCTGCTAACGTCACGATGTTCAACGGGAGCCTCACGCAGTATCTGCGGGATGCGCGAGTCAGTTCGCGTTCGACGGTTTATCGGGTCGTCAACTTGACGCGATTTGTAAAACCATCCTACGGTGGCGGCTTCGGCATCGCTCCCGGCGAGTCGATTCCTTTTTCCGGCATTTTCCTGGTGCCGAGAAAAGACTTTGACGAAATTACATTAGATGCCAGCATCGCCTATTCGAAAGTCGAGCACACGTTTCCAACCACGGTCAAAACCAATCCGCTGGGAGTCGCGCTGCTACAGTCAACCAACCACGACCCCGACTACTTCAGCCTGCAGGTGACGCTAGCGCGCACGATGCTGTGGTAAATCACTCCTCACGTAAAGCTTTGAGATAATCCCCCGCCCGCCGTGCAGCTTCATTGCCGCGAGCGTTCGAGTAAGCATCGATCAGGGCGCTGCCGACAATCACGCCGTCCACAAGGCCTCGTACTGCGCGCACGTGTTCCGCCGAGCTGATACCGAAACCGAGAGCCAACGGTTTCTTCGTAACGCTGCGAAGTTCGGCGATCTGCTTGCGCACGGGTTCAAAATTCGGAGCTTGGCCGGCCCCGGTCACGCCGAGACGCGAGACAACGTAAACGAAGCCGCCCGATTGTCCGGCGATCTCTGCCGCGCGGTCGCGTGGCGTTGAGGGCGCCACCAGCAGCGGCATTTCCAGGTCGTGCGCTCCAAGCGCCAAACGCAAAGGCTCGGCTTCCTCAAGCGAGAGGTCCGGTACGATCGCTCCCGCCGCGCCGGCCCCGGCCGCCGCGCGCGCAAACTCTTGCACGCCGTACTGATAGACAGGGTTGTAGTACGTAAAAAGAACGATCGGCGGCGCCGCCTCGTGCACTTCTTTCACCAACGCCAGCACATCGGAAAGTTTGACGCCATTCTTTAGCGCGCGAGTGCCGGCGGCCTCAATGGTCGGGCCGTCGGCGAGCGGATCGCTGTACGGCACGCCGAGCTCTATCGCATCGGCGCCCGCTTCCGTCAAAGCGCTAACGATCGCTCGCGTCGTTTCGAGATCCGGATCGCCCGCCATGATGTACGGAATGAACGCAAGCCGGCCCGGCTTGAAAATGTTAGAGAGCACGAATCTGGTTGATGTCTTTGTCGCCGCGGCCGCTCAGGTTTACCAGGACGACGTCGTCAGGCCCGCGCTCGGCAGCGAGACGGCGCGCGAACGCCAGCGCGTGCGCGGCTTCCAGCGCCGGAATGATGCCTTCGGTTTTTGCAAGGTCGAAAAAGGCTTCGAGCGCCTCCGCGTCCGTCACTGAAACGTAACTCGCGCGACCGCTTTCCTTTAAGTAGGCATGCTCGGGGCCTACTCCGGGATAATCCAGGCCGGCGCTGATCGAGTGCGTTTCGCGCACCTGTCCGTCGGCGGTTTGCAAGACGTACGATCGGCTTCCGTGCAACACACCGACTGTGCCCGCATTGAGTGACGCTGCCGTGCGCTTCGTCTCGATTCCGTCACCCGCAGCCTCCACTCCCCACAGCTTGACGCCGGCGTCATCGATAAAGCCGGCAAATATTCCGGCCGCATTACTCCCGCCTCCCACGCACGCGATGACATCGCTGGGCAACTTGCCGAATCGTTCCAAGCATTGCGCGCGCGCTTCGGTACCGATCACTTTTTGGAACTCGCGCACCATGAACGGATAGGGATGGGCTCCAACGACGCTGCCGATCACGTAGAACGTATCGTCCACACGCGCGGCCCATTGCCGGAAAGCTTCGCTGGTCGCGTCCTTCAATGTCTGCGTTCCGCCGTGAACCGCGTGAACAGTCGCGCCGAACAATTCCATGATGTACACGTTGAGCGCTTGGCGCTCCACGTCAACAGCGCCCATGTAGACGTCAACGGGAATGCCGAACTTGGCGCCGACCGTAGCCGTGGCAACCCCATGCTGCCCCGCGCCGGTCTCGGCGATGAGCCGTTTCTTGCCCATGCGCCGCGCAAGCAGTGCCTGTCCGACTGTGTTGTTGATCTTATGCGCACCCGTGTGATTCAGATCTTCCCGTTTCAGAACAAGCGTTGCGGGTGAAACCTCCGCCGTGAAGCGTTCGGCCCGGTAGATGGGCGATGGGCGGCCGACGAACTCGGCCAGCACCGAAGCGTATTCGTTCCAGAACGCGGGATCGGCGAACGCGCGATCTACCTCGCGCTCGAGTTCGGCCAGCGCTGCCACCAAAACTTCCGGAACGAACTTGCCGCCGAACTCGCCGAAATACCCGGCCGCGCTAGGGCGCATCCGCATCCCTTACCGCTTTGACGAAGGCGCGCATCTTATTCCGGTCTTTGCGGCCGTCCGATTCGATACCGCTGCGAACGTCGACGCCATAGGGCCGGACTGTTTGCACGCACTGCGCTACCGTCTCCGGTGTAAGGCCGCCTCCGACGATCACTTTGCGCTTGCGCGCGATCGGCGCCACCGCTTTCCATGGAAATTGAACGCCCGTTCCGCCCGACAAGCCGGCGACGGCGGTGTCAAACAGCACGATGGCGCGAGGGTGCTCGTTGGACGACCGCTCCAACGCAGCCGGGTCGGCGCCTTGCGGATCGACGTGAATCGTCTTAATCACCTGGCCGTCGATTGAGGAAACATAACTGGCCGGTTCGTCGCCGTGCAGCTGAACTACTAAGTCCGGAAAGATCGCGCGGGCACGTGCGATGTCCTCGCGCGACGGGTTCACGAAGACACCGACCGGCGTAATAAAAGGCGGAAGTTCCTCCGCGATGTGTTTGGCTGCGCCTTCGGTAATCCGGCGCACCGACGGCGCGAATATCATGCCGATCGCGTCCGCGCCGGTTTCAACCGCGAGCATGACGTCCTGCAGACTCGTGCACCCGCAGAACTTAATGCGCGTTCTCAAGGGGAGACGGCGCGCGCGCGGATCGCCGCCTTTAGTGCTCCAACCAAAGCGGCCGGATTCTCGGCGCGCATCAGAGCCTCGCCGACTAAAAAGCCGCGTGCTCCGGCTGCATGGAGCCGCACGATATCTTCCGCGTCCCGCATGCCGCTTTCACTGATGACCGTCACCGTCGAAGGAACGTCCGGCAGCAAGTATTCGCTGACGGCCAGATCCGTTTCGAACGTACGAAGATTGCGATTGTTGATCCCGATAAGAGTTGCCCCGACGGCAAGCGCCCGTTCGAGCTCGCTGCCGTCATGCACTTCAACGAGTACATCCAAGTCGTAATCGGCCGCCTCATGCATGCAGTCGCGCAGGGACGCATCCGACAGGCCCGCGACGATCAGCAAGACGGCGTCGGCGCCGTACGCTGCCGATTGCGCGATCTCGTACGGCGTAGCGAGAAAGTCTTTCCGCAGCAGCGGACGGCTGCTGTGCGTGCGCGCGACGTCCAAGTAGGCGATCTCGCCCAGGAAATGATCGGACTCGGTCAGGACGCTGATGCAGTCAACGCCCGCAAGCTCGTATGCCCTCGCGGTCGCGGCCGCATCGAAGTTGCGCGCAATCAGGCCGGCCGAGGGGGAGGCGCGTTTTATCTCGCCCACAATTGCCGGTCCGTTGGAGTTGCGAATCGCTTGCAGAAACGGGCGGCGCTGTCCCCGGCGCGATAACGCACGCTTACGCACCAGCTCGTGCGGTTCGGCAGCTTGGTCGCGCTGGACTGCGTGCCGTTTCGATTCGTAGATGCGCTGCAGAATATCAGCCATGCGAATAGTGCTTGGCGCGCTCGAAAAGCGCTGCAGCGCGGCCTTCCTGCAGCTGCGTGCGCGCGAGGTCCATGCCTTCCTTTATATCGGCAGTCTTGCCGCAGAGGCGGAAGGCGAGCGCAGCGTTCAACGCGACGACATCGGCACGCGGCGAGCGTTCGCCCGCCAGAATGCTCTCGAAAGCTTCCCGGCAACTCACAACCGCTCCGCCGCGAATCTCTTCGAGCGATGCGCGCACGCCATAGTCTCCCGGATCCAGCGTCCAGCGTTTAGTCGAGCCTTCGCCGAATTCATACACGGCGGTCGGGCCTTCGCCGCCAACCTCGTCGATACCGCTGGACGCATGCACGACCGCGCCCGCGCGTACGCCGAGCGCACGCAGCACATCGCCGACAGGTTCTAGATGTTCCTCGCGTGCGACGCCGACGAGTTGATGCGTCGCACGCGCCGGGTTGGTCAGCGGTCCAAGCATGTTGAAGATCGTGCGGAAGCCCAGTTCGCGGCGGATATGAGCGACGTTCTTCATCGCCGGATGATAGATTGGAGCGAACATGAACGCGAAGCCGACCTCGCGCAGGCTTTCTGCGGCTCGTTTCGGCGAAACTTCAATCGCCATTCCACCGGCTTCCAAGACGTCGGCGGTCCCACATTGACCCGAGGCTGCTCGGTTTCCATGTTTGGCAACGGGAACGCCGGCCGCAGCTACGACCAATGCTGCGATCGTTGAAATGTTTATCGTGCCTGCGCCGTCGCCGCCGCTGCCGACGACGTCCATCACCAGCGGCAAACCGTGTTCGACCCGCAGACTGCGATCCCGCATCGCGCCCGCGGCGCCCGTCAGTTCATCTTCGGTTTCGCCCTTCTTCGCGAGCGCGGTCAGAAAAGCGGCAGATTGCGCGTCGGTGACCGTGCCGTCCATCATTGCGCCGATCATTGCCGCAGCGGCCTCTTTCGAAAGATCCTCGCCGGCGACCAGCCGGCGTAAAATACCGGCTACGTCAACCGACAAGTTCGAGGATCGAAAGTTCCGCAGCGTCGCCCTGGCGTACGCGTGATTTCGTGATCCGTGTGTAGCCGCCGCTGCGCTCTTTGAGTGCGGGCGCGATCTGTTCGACCAATTTCTTGACGACAGCCGGTTCCGTGAGGTACTCCGCAATTTGGCGGCGCGAATGCAGATCGCCGCGCGCCGCGGTGCTGATCAAGCGTTCAACCACCTTGCTGACCTGCTTCGCTTTGGTGGTCGTCGTTTCGATTTTTCCGTGTTTGAAGAACGACGTTGCCAGGTTGCGAAGCAGCGCCCGGCGGTGTCCGTCGGTGCGTGAGAGACGTTTATATGCTATTTGGTGCGGCATGGCGTTACGCTACGGCTGACGCAGCGAAAGTCCCCTCTCCTCCAGCACTTGCTTGATCTCGTCGAGCGACTTCTTGCCGAAGTTGCGCATCTTGATGATTTCGTCTTCGGTCATGTCCAGCAGTTCGGAGACCTTCGAGATGCCTGCCCGTTTGAGACAGTTGAACGAGCGCACGGAGAGATTGAGCGATTCGACCGGGATATCCCATTCGCTGGTCGGCGCTTGCGGCAGCGGCTTCTCTTCGTTCGTGAAGCTGACGAAGAGATCCAAGTGGTCCTGCATGATCGTCGCCGCTTGCGAGAGCGCTTCGTCCGGCGTCACCGAGCCGTTCGTGTCGATCTCGATCGTCAGGCGGTCGAAGTCCACGTTTTGACCCACGCGCGTGTCGTCCACGCTGAAGTTGACCTTGCGGATCGGCGAGAAGATCGAATCGAGCGGAATCAGCCCGATCATGTGCTCGACGTTGCGCTGGCGGTCGGCGGTGACGTAGCCGCGGCCCTTCTCCACGCCGATCTCCATCGAGAGCTTCGCGGATTTCGAGGATAGAGTCGCGATGTGATACGTCGGGTCTAGAATCTCCACGTCGGCGTCCGGCGTGATGTCGGCCGCGGTGACCGCTTTCGATCCGCTCACGTTGAGCGTCAGCACCTTCGGCTCGTCGGTATTCATTTTCACCGGCAGGCCTTTGAGGTTGAGCATCAGCGCGATCGTATCTTCAACGATTCCGGGAATCGTCGAAAACTCGTGCAAGACGCCGTCGATCTTCATGTAGGTCACGGCAGCGCCCGGAATCGAGCTCAGGAGAATGCGCCGCAGCGCGTTGCCCAGGGTGATTCCGAAACCGCGCTCCAGCGGTTCGACGACGAATTTCGCGTAGTTATCCCGGCGCTCGCGGACGTCGATGCTTGCGCCTACGGGGGCTTCCAAAACGGTCATGATGTGCGTTTGTTTCCTTTGTCCTCTTGCGTTATCCGCAGCGGCCGCCCGGCCGCCACGATCGTACGTATAGAGTAGTTCGCCGGCTTGCAGCCGGCTGTTGGTTATCGGCTGTAGTACTCCACGATAAGTTGCTCGTCGACCGGCGTGTCGATTTGCTCGCGCGCCGGCAGTTGAACGACTTTGGCGGATTGATCTTGATCGCTATACTCGAGCCATTCAGGAGCGCGCCGGTTCTTGGCGACTTCAAAGTTCGACTCGAAGACTGGCGATTTCTTACTGCGGTCGGAGATCGTGATAACGTCTCCCACTTTCACGACGTAGGACGGGATGTTCACCATCCGTCCGTTGACTTTAAAGTGACGGTGCGTCACGAGCTGGCGCGCTTGCGCGCGGCTCGTAGCCAGATTCAAACGGTAGACGACGTTGTCCAAGCGGCGCTCGAGCAGCTGCAGAAACGTCTTGCCCGTCTGCCCCGGAATGCGCGCAGCCTCGGCAAAATAGTTTGCAAACTGCGTCTCGTGCACGCCGTAGTACCGGCGCATCTTCTGCTTCTCGCGCAGCTGGCGGCCGTACTCTGAGACTTTTTGGCGCGAGGCTTTGCCTTGCGTCTTCTGTCCCGGCGCAGTTCCGCGGCGCTCGACGGCGCACTTTTTCGAAAGGCAGCGGTCGCCTTTGAGAAACAACTTGATCTTTTCGCCCGTCTTGCTCGCGGCGGTTTCGCGGCGGCACAAGCGGCAGACCGGTCCGATATAACGCGACATATTACACCCGGCGCCGTTTGGGCGGGCGGCAGCCGTTGTGTGGAATCGGCGTAACGTCTTTGATCAGCGTAATCTCCAGGCCGGTAGCTTGCAGCGAACGGATCGCGGCCTCGCGTCCGGCGCCCGGTCCTCGTACGAGAACCTCGGTTGATTTCATTCCGTGCTCCATGGCTTTGCGCGCGACGGCTTCAGCCGCCATCTGCGCGGCAAACGGCGTTGACTTCTTGGAACCCTTAAAACCCAAGTTGCCGGCCGAGGCCCAGGCGAGCACGTTGCCCAGCCCGTCGGAGATCGTCACGATCGTGTTGTTAAAGGAAGCGTGAACGTGCGCGACGCCCGATTGGACGTTCTTGAACTCGCGCTTTTTGCGCGCCTTGGTTTGTTTTTTTGCAGCCAAAGAGACTCCGTTTATCCTGTCCGCGCTACGAGCGTGGTGTCGTCGCCTCGACCCCGCCTGGAGGGCGGAATCTCACTCGGGGCGCACGGCGATTGCGCCAAGCGACAATTCTATCGAAAAGGGGGGTCCGGGTCAAGGACGGAGGGCGGACCGGCAAAAAGCGACCCCGGTCCAAGGACCGAGGCCGCAAGCGTCTGACTTCCAGAGGCTCCTAGGTTAGAAGTGGATACCCAATCCTACGTAGGCCCCGTTGTGGGTGTAGTCGACCGGTGCGTTGGTCTTGTTGCTGCCGCGGTCGCCGATGAAGCCCAGGTCGAGGAAGACCGGGAAGCTCTTCCCGAACCCGACGGTCGCGCCGACCTGATACCGGAAGATCCGGTAGCTCAGGTTGAACTTCGTGCCGGTCTGCGGTCCACTCGGAACCGTGTACGTACCGCTGACGCTCGGGTAGTACTCCGCGCTACCGTAGAGCGAGAACGATTGGTCGAGATCCGGCAGTTTCTCCAAGCCGAATCCGACGCCGTTCAGGGCCGGGTAGCCGTAGTTGCCCGTATGTCCCATGTAACTGACGTTGATGTAAATCCGCGGATCGGCGACCTTGAGGCCCAAGCGGCCGTCGCCGTTCCACTCGTTCACTGTGAACGCCGGAACGTATGCCTGTCCATTGCCGCCGATGACGGTCACGCAACCTTGCGTGCCGGCCGAGCTGCCTGGCAGACCAGGGACGCACGATGCGCCGAAGCGGTTGTCGATATTGTGCGGATACTGCCACTTCTCGAGCGTGCCTTCAACCATCCAGGGGAGGTTGAACAAGCTGAACTCGAAGGCGCCGCGAACTGCATACGAGCTGTTGCCGGTGTTGCCCGGGCTGAACTCGTTATACACTTTGGGGCTGAGGATGTAATCGCCGGCGATGAAGTGATCCTGGAAAGGAAGCACTACCGGCGGAACAGGCGTGGGCGTGGAAACCGGAACCGGTGCCGGCACAGGCGTGCTCGGAGCCGGCGGCGGTGTCGGAGGCAGATAGCGCACGACCACGAGGCGCTTATCGGGCACCCACTGGACGTATGCTCCCATACCTTCGGAGATGACGCGAACCGGAACCAAAATTTGGCCCTGGTACATCATCGGCGGAACGTCGAGCGGACGGGTCTCGCCGTTGATCACGACCTGCGGCACGCCGAGCGTCACTTTGACGTCGGATCCTGCCTTGGTTACGTCAACGGTCTTGCTGCCCGCGTCGTACGAAACCGTCGCGCCCATCTGTTCAAACATCGAGCGAAGCGGAATCAAGATCGTGCCGCCGCGCACGAGCGCAGCCAGAACGCGACCCTGTTTCAGCACGTCCGGTTTGGAATAGACGTGATGGTCGTTAAAAAGAATTGGAATCTGCCCTGATGGGGGCGAGCCGAACTGCATGGCCGGCGCCGGCGAGGCCTGGGCAATCAACTGGTGTCCGATGTTGCCCAGCGATGCCTGACCTGACGGAGCGGCCACCGCTGTGAGGCCCAGTCCCGCAATGAAAATCGCGGTCAGGGCTCCGGTGCTCAGTCGTTTCAAGATTGTCTCCCTTTCGTTTCTTTGGTAGTACGTATGATACGTTCAGAGACCGGTTGGTTGCATTGCCCTGGGAAATGGCGTGGGATCGGTCTCCACCCCTTGCCTAACGGCGCACATCAGCCCCAGGTTCCCCGATAGGCAGTCCTTGGCGTTATTCCCACTTGCAGGAGAGTCATGCAGCGCCTGCTCGAGAAGCAGGCAGGCGCCTTAGCCAGGCCAGTCCGGCGGCCACTTCCAGGCAGGCCAGCACGAAGGCTATCCGCGGTGCGTCAGGGTTTTGCAGTGCATGTAACGCGCTCAGCGTTGCTGTAACAAGCGCCGGCGCGAGAATCTGCGGAATCAACAACGCCAAATTCCAGACGCCCATCGCGGTTGCTAAAGCGTTGCGCGGCAAGAACGCGCAGCCGAGCGCCCAATCCGCGGTCAGAAAGATTCCCCACGCAAAGCCTGCGACAAGCGCAGCTGCAATAACTTCGGCTGAAGCATGTGCGATCAGAAAGACAATCAGGCCCGCAATAAACACCGCTCCGCCCATCGTCGCGACGTTGCGGCGGTCGAAACGGTTGACCGGACGCGCGGCTAATGCCGCGCCTATCGCCGCCGCGATCAGGAACGTGATCAACAGCATCCCCGTATTGGTCTGCGCGTCGCCTTGCATCATCTGTCTGACATAGAAGAGCAGATATCCCAGCAGCGTGTAAAATCCGACATAGACGAGTGCGCGCGAGATGAATAGGTCCGCAAAGGCTCGCGTAATCCGAACGCGATCCGGGGTCGTTGGAAGCACCTCAAGCGTACGCACGTGCGCGCTTGTGACGGCGCACGTTAACAACAGCGTGGAAGCAATCGCGGCGCCGGTGTTCACGGCGCTCTTCACAAAGCTTGCAACCAGTGCGCCTGCAATATTTCCTAAGCTCTGCAGCGCGGCCATCCAGGCCGACGCCGAGCCCAGCGCCTTCGGTTCGACAAAATCCGGAATCGCAGCTTGATACGGTCCGATCGCGACGTTGAGGCCGAGTTGCAAGAGCAGCAGTGCGGCAATGAGCTGCACATATGACGGCGCCACGTAAAACCAAATGACCGCCGCCGAACCCGTGATCGCGCCCGCGACGTAAAACTCGATTCGCCGGCTTCCGCGGACGCGCCGGCGATCCGAGACGATCCCGGTGACGATCTGACTTATCCCGGCCATCGCCGCGCCGGCGCCGGCTAGCAGAGCATATGCCGCGAGCTCGTGCTGCGGCGCGAGTTGCGCCGCGCGGGTTTGCAGCGAGATGCCGAGCAGTGCACCCCACACCATTTGAATTCCAAACCAAAACGCGCCCAGGAGCGCGGGGTTAGGCGTGTTCGGCCGCATAGTCGTACTCTTCAAGCGTATCTACATCATAAGCGAGGTCGGGCGGCGCATCCCGAATCGCCCGCGCCGGAATGCCGAGCACGTGGTGCGCGTGCTGCTCGAGCGCTGCGATCGAAAGCCGCCGCAGCATGAAGCGAACGCAGAATACCGGGCCCAGCAGAACGGCCATACGCATGACACTCTTCCGCGCGCTGAAAAACCGCACGGCAAACGATGCCACCGTGGCGGCAGCATTGGGCGGAATCCAGAAGGCGCCGCCGTTCACGACGCGCTCGCCGCCGATAGCCACGCCGAATGGCGGGGCGCCCGGGAAACGCCGTTCGAAGACGGCACAGCTGGTCAGCGGCAGCGCCAGCGCATCCGGTGGAACAGCTTCAAGAAAAGCCAGTAACGCCTGCGCGTGGATAAACGGCATGTCGCTCGTTAGGTAGAGCAGCGGCGCGTCGGACTCCCAAGCCTCCAGCGCGCGGCGAATGTTCGTCTCGCCATCGCCTTCCTCGATAAAACGATCGGCGCTTCCCGCGCACGCTGCGCGCACCTCGGGACCGCCGATTACCGCAAGCCTCGTCACGCCGGCAGCTCGCGCGGACTCGATCGCCGCTTGCAGCATCGTTCGGCCGCCGATGCGCGCCAGCGCCTTCACATCGGTTCCGATGCGGCGCGCAAACTCGCCGTCTACGCGAGCTCCCGCGGTAATGACGCCATTCAAAACAGCGTGCCCTGCGCCGGTACGCCTTCGCGACGAGCAACGATCCCGGCGGCATTACCGTAGCGGCTGCGAAGGAGTTCGATGAAAAGCTCCGCATTGCGCGCCGCGCTGCCGCGCGCGTGATTATTAAAGAAGGCGAACGTCGTCCCGGCCGCTTCTTCTATCTCAGCGGTGCGCGCGGTCCACGGCTCGAGTTCTTCGGGTGAGTACTCGTAGTCGTAGCGCGTCACATTGTCGCCGGTCCACCATTGCCCCGCGTTGCGCCCATGAAAGCGCACGTAACCGAGCCGGGATGTTACGTCGGAACTCGCCTTCAACAATGTGTCGTAGCTCGGCATGTCCACGTTGCACCAGCCCACGCCCAACTCCGAGAGCAAGCGAAGCGTGTCATCTGTTTGCCATTCACGATTACGGAATTCGGCCACCAGCGGCAAAGGCGCAAGTGCGGTGACGGCTTGTTCCAAGTACGATTCCGTGGCCGCCGTCTTCCGGAAGCCGTTGGGAAACTGCAGCAGCGCGCACCCGAGTTTTCCAGCCTCTTTTAAAGGAAGGACGCTTTCGACAAAAAGCGCGGCATCGGGGTGAATGTGCGCGCTCGAGGCGTCGGGCGGATGCGTGACCGTTGCCGGCGCCTTAAAGCAAAAGCGGAACTCGGGCGGCGTGACCTTGTCCATTCGCGCAATCGTTTGCGGCTGCGGTACGCCGTAATAGGAAGAGTCAATCTCGACCGCCGGAAAACATCGCGCGTAGTACGGCAGCATCTCGTTCGAGCGGATCTTGCCCGGATAGAACGGCCCGATCCAATCCTTGTACGCGAAACCGCACGTCCCGACGTAAATCATGAAGCCCGGTTTTCGCCGGGCTTCATGCTACTTCTTCGGTGGGCCGCCGCCGGTTGCGGGCGCCGGCTTCTTGCGGTTGCCGACAGTCTTCTTCGGTCCCTTACGCGTGCGCGCGTTCGTCTTTGTGCGCTGCCCGCGAACGGGAAGTCCGCGCCGGTGACGGATGCCGCGATAACAGCCGATATCCAGCAGTCGCTTGATATGCCCTTGGACGTCGCGGCGAAGGTCGCCCTCGACTTTTACTTCAAGTGTGCCGATCGCGTCGCGGAGCTTTTTCTCATCTTCTTCGCTGAGGTCTTTCACTCGCGTGTCCGCGTTGACGCCCGCCTGCGCCAAGAGACGCTTGGCGGTCGAGGGACCAATACCAAAAATATACGTGAGCGCAATCTCGATGCGCTTCTCACGCGGCAGATCGATGCCGGCTATACGTGCCATTAGCCTTGCACCTGCTTATGCTTCGGATTCACTGTGCAGATCACGCGGACTTTGCCCTCGCGCCGAATGACTTTGCATTTTTCACAAATCCGCTTTACGGACGGTCTGACTTTCATTTTATTTGTACCTATACGTTATTCTGCCGTGTGTGA encodes:
- the rpsM gene encoding 30S ribosomal protein S13 translates to MARIAGIDLPREKRIEIALTYIFGIGPSTAKRLLAQAGVNADTRVKDLSEEDEKKLRDAIGTLEVKVEGDLRRDVQGHIKRLLDIGCYRGIRHRRGLPVRGQRTKTNARTRKGPKKTVGNRKKPAPATGGGPPKK
- a CDS encoding MFS transporter, producing MRPNTPNPALLGAFWFGIQMVWGALLGISLQTRAAQLAPQHELAAYALLAGAGAAMAGISQIVTGIVSDRRRVRGSRRIEFYVAGAITGSAAVIWFYVAPSYVQLIAALLLLQLGLNVAIGPYQAAIPDFVEPKALGSASAWMAALQSLGNIAGALVASFVKSAVNTGAAIASTLLLTCAVTSAHVRTLEVLPTTPDRVRITRAFADLFISRALVYVGFYTLLGYLLFYVRQMMQGDAQTNTGMLLITFLIAAAIGAALAARPVNRFDRRNVATMGGAVFIAGLIVFLIAHASAEVIAAALVAGFAWGIFLTADWALGCAFLPRNALATAMGVWNLALLIPQILAPALVTATLSALHALQNPDAPRIAFVLACLEVAAGLAWLRRLPASRAGAA
- a CDS encoding nucleotidyltransferase family protein, coding for MNGVITAGARVDGEFARRIGTDVKALARIGGRTMLQAAIESARAAGVTRLAVIGGPEVRAACAGSADRFIEEGDGETNIRRALEAWESDAPLLYLTSDMPFIHAQALLAFLEAVPPDALALPLTSCAVFERRFPGAPPFGVAIGGERVVNGGAFWIPPNAAATVASFAVRFFSARKSVMRMAVLLGPVFCVRFMLRRLSIAALEQHAHHVLGIPARAIRDAPPDLAYDVDTLEEYDYAAEHA
- the rpmJ gene encoding 50S ribosomal protein L36, with protein sequence MKVRPSVKRICEKCKVIRREGKVRVICTVNPKHKQVQG
- a CDS encoding copper amine oxidase N-terminal domain-containing protein, with protein sequence MKRLSTGALTAIFIAGLGLTAVAAPSGQASLGNIGHQLIAQASPAPAMQFGSPPSGQIPILFNDHHVYSKPDVLKQGRVLAALVRGGTILIPLRSMFEQMGATVSYDAGSKTVDVTKAGSDVKVTLGVPQVVINGETRPLDVPPMMYQGQILVPVRVISEGMGAYVQWVPDKRLVVVRYLPPTPPPAPSTPVPAPVPVSTPTPVPPVVLPFQDHFIAGDYILSPKVYNEFSPGNTGNSSYAVRGAFEFSLFNLPWMVEGTLEKWQYPHNIDNRFGASCVPGLPGSSAGTQGCVTVIGGNGQAYVPAFTVNEWNGDGRLGLKVADPRIYINVSYMGHTGNYGYPALNGVGFGLEKLPDLDQSFSLYGSAEYYPSVSGTYTVPSGPQTGTKFNLSYRIFRYQVGATVGFGKSFPVFLDLGFIGDRGSNKTNAPVDYTHNGAYVGLGIHF
- a CDS encoding DUF72 domain-containing protein gives rise to the protein MIYVGTCGFAYKDWIGPFYPGKIRSNEMLPYYARCFPAVEIDSSYYGVPQPQTIARMDKVTPPEFRFCFKAPATVTHPPDASSAHIHPDAALFVESVLPLKEAGKLGCALLQFPNGFRKTAATESYLEQAVTALAPLPLVAEFRNREWQTDDTLRLLSELGVGWCNVDMPSYDTLLKASSDVTSRLGYVRFHGRNAGQWWTGDNVTRYDYEYSPEELEPWTARTAEIEEAAGTTFAFFNNHARGSAARNAELFIELLRSRYGNAAGIVARREGVPAQGTLF